A single genomic interval of Camelina sativa cultivar DH55 chromosome 11, Cs, whole genome shotgun sequence harbors:
- the LOC104728132 gene encoding agamous-like MADS-box protein AGL92, translated as MAKLKLAWVENDKARAIILKRRKEGLLKKVKELSILCDIWVCLIIFCPNEAEPVVWPSAERARGLVNDFFALPKFVQKKKETDVESFLKEKTNAVRKQLMKSSKKTKEYVTDELMLRLQHGRGIEDLNLSEIYALLSYSKEKIILCRKNSDFMQFSPLRDPPVLPFEVQAKQLTITTNDFFVGGGQDDDKAEFDPQPLEHVSYCPYQGSSSNGNASLEMEPIYPSVMRFHGLVGSASQQLQHLNINNNPIMAMNQPKQYLFDFMSHKQEIEEGKNNINTHIYRANNTKTTKNDVRQEPPPSETTGREDNVNMMSLDIDRDWLSL; from the coding sequence ATGGCAAAGCTAAAACTTGCATGGGTAGAGAATGACAAAGCAAGAGCAATAATTTTAAAGAGAAGGAAAGAAGGATTACTAAAAAAGGTGAAAGAGCTATCCATATTGTGTGATATATGGGTTTGTCTAATCATTTTTTGCCCTAATGAAGCCGAGCCAGTGGTGTGGCCATCTGCTGAGAGGGCTCGTGGCCTCGTAAACGATTTTTTTGCCTTGCCAAAGTTCgtgcagaagaagaaagagacggATGTCGAATCATTTCTGAAGGAGAAGACAAATGCCGTTCGTAAACAATTGATGAAGAGTAGTAAAAAAACTAAGGAGTATGTCACTGATGAGTTAATGTTACGTTTACAACACGGCCGTGGAATTGAAGATCTTAACTTGAGTGAGATCTATGCATTACTATCTTActcaaaagagaaaatcataCTTTGTAGGAAGAACTCAGATTTCATGCAGTTTTCTCCTCTTCGCGATCCACCGGTGCTTCCATTTGAGGTGCAAGCCAAGCAGTTGACGATCACCACAAATGACTTTTTTGTAGGAGGCGGTCAAGACGATGATAAAGCTGAGTTCGATCCACAACCACTTGAACATGTAAGTTATTGTCCGTACCAAGGAAGTAGCAGCAATGGAAACGCTAGTTTGGAGATGGAGCCCATTTATCCCTCTGTGATGCGTTTTCATGGTTTGGTTGGGTCTGCCTCTCAACAATTACAACATCTTAACataaacaataatccaataatggCTATGAATCAACCAAAACAATACCTTTTTGATTTCATGAGTCACAAGCAGGAAATAGAAGAGGgaaaaaacaacatcaacacACATATTTACAGGGCCAACAACACTAAAACGACCAAGAATGATGTTCGCCAAGAGCCACCTCCAAGTGAAACAACCGGTAGAGAAGATAATGTTAATATGATGTCGCTCGATATCGATAGGGATTGGTTGAGTTTATAA
- the LOC104723830 gene encoding protein PHR1-LIKE 3-like isoform X1, with the protein MYSAIHSSLPLDGSMGDYSDGTSLPIDACLVLTTDPKPRLRWTSELHERFVDAVTQLGGPDKATPKTIMRTMGVKGLTLYHLKSHLQKFRLGRQSCKESIDNSKDVSCVGESQDTGSSSTSSLRMAAQEQNESYQVTEALRAQMEVQRRLHEQLEYAQVQRRLQQRIETQGKYLQSILEKACKAIQEQAVAFAGLEAAREELSELAIKVSISNNGCQGTTTTSTFETTKITIPSLSELAVAIENKNNCSAESSLTSSTVGSPVSAALMKKRQRGVFGNGDSVGVGHEAGWVIPRSSIG; encoded by the exons ATGTACTCGGCGATTCATTCTTCGCTTCCTCTAGATGGCAGCATGGGAGACTACTCTGACGGAACTAGTCTCCCCATCGACGCTTGTTTGGTCCTCACCACTGACCCCAAGCCCCGCCTTCGTTGGACCTCTGAGCTCCATGAAAGATTCGTTGACGCCGTCACTCAGCTCGGCGGACCCGACA AAGCAACGCCCAAAACTATAATGAGAACAATGGGTGTGAAGGGTCTCACTCTCTACCACCTCAAATCTCATCTTCAG AAATTTCGTCTTGGGAGGCAATCCTGCAAAGAATCAATTGACAACTCCAAAGATG TTTCTTGTGTTGGGGAGAGTCAGGACACAGGTTCATCGTCAACATCGTCGTTAAGAATGGCTGCGCAGGAACAAAACGA GAGTTACCAGGTCACTGAAGCTTTGCGTGCCCAGATGGAAGTCCAAAGAAGACTACACGAGCAATTAgag TATGCGCAGGTGCAAAGGCGACTCCAGCAAAGGATCGAGACGCAAGGAAAGTACTTGCAATCAATTCTAGAAAAAGCATGCAAGGCTATACAGGAGCAAGCTGTTGCGTTTGCTGGGCTAGAGGCGGCAAGAGAAGAGCTGTCAGAGCTAGCCATAAAGGTCTCCATCTCCAATAATGGGTGCCAaggtacaacaacaacaagcaccTTCGAGACAACCAAAATAACAATCCCATCCTTATCCGAGCTTGCAGTAGCAATAGAGAACAAGAACAACTGTTCAGCAGAGAGCTCTCTGACTTCCAGCACTGTAGGAAGTCCAGTTTCAGCTGCGTTGATGAAGAAAAGACAACGAGGAGTGTTTGGAAACGGGGACAGTGTAGGTGTGGGTCATGAAGCTGGATGGGTTATACCTAGAAGTAGCAttggatag
- the LOC104723830 gene encoding protein PHR1-LIKE 3-like isoform X2 — MYSAIHSSLPLDGSMGDYSDGTSLPIDACLVLTTDPKPRLRWTSELHERFVDAVTQLGGPDKATPKTIMRTMGVKGLTLYHLKSHLQKFRLGRQSCKESIDNSKDVSCVGESQDTGSSSTSSLRMAAQEQNESYQVTEALRAQMEVQRRLHEQLEVQRRLQQRIETQGKYLQSILEKACKAIQEQAVAFAGLEAAREELSELAIKVSISNNGCQGTTTTSTFETTKITIPSLSELAVAIENKNNCSAESSLTSSTVGSPVSAALMKKRQRGVFGNGDSVGVGHEAGWVIPRSSIG, encoded by the exons ATGTACTCGGCGATTCATTCTTCGCTTCCTCTAGATGGCAGCATGGGAGACTACTCTGACGGAACTAGTCTCCCCATCGACGCTTGTTTGGTCCTCACCACTGACCCCAAGCCCCGCCTTCGTTGGACCTCTGAGCTCCATGAAAGATTCGTTGACGCCGTCACTCAGCTCGGCGGACCCGACA AAGCAACGCCCAAAACTATAATGAGAACAATGGGTGTGAAGGGTCTCACTCTCTACCACCTCAAATCTCATCTTCAG AAATTTCGTCTTGGGAGGCAATCCTGCAAAGAATCAATTGACAACTCCAAAGATG TTTCTTGTGTTGGGGAGAGTCAGGACACAGGTTCATCGTCAACATCGTCGTTAAGAATGGCTGCGCAGGAACAAAACGA GAGTTACCAGGTCACTGAAGCTTTGCGTGCCCAGATGGAAGTCCAAAGAAGACTACACGAGCAATTAgag GTGCAAAGGCGACTCCAGCAAAGGATCGAGACGCAAGGAAAGTACTTGCAATCAATTCTAGAAAAAGCATGCAAGGCTATACAGGAGCAAGCTGTTGCGTTTGCTGGGCTAGAGGCGGCAAGAGAAGAGCTGTCAGAGCTAGCCATAAAGGTCTCCATCTCCAATAATGGGTGCCAaggtacaacaacaacaagcaccTTCGAGACAACCAAAATAACAATCCCATCCTTATCCGAGCTTGCAGTAGCAATAGAGAACAAGAACAACTGTTCAGCAGAGAGCTCTCTGACTTCCAGCACTGTAGGAAGTCCAGTTTCAGCTGCGTTGATGAAGAAAAGACAACGAGGAGTGTTTGGAAACGGGGACAGTGTAGGTGTGGGTCATGAAGCTGGATGGGTTATACCTAGAAGTAGCAttggatag